The nucleotide window TTCCTGCTGTCTAGGCGGGTGTCAGGCCTGGGCAGACCTAACACCCTCCACCCCAGAGCTGATCACTCCCTCCCTGTACACTTAACATCAGCCCTCCTATCACCTGACAATTGGCCAGGCCTCTGTGTGACACCTCTGGTCTCTTGTGACACACTCATAGGATGCCTTTGGAAGAGAGGTGTTTCACATGGCTGTGTCCTCCAGTGCCTGGAACAAAAGCCTTCCACTGAATACCTTAAAACCAAGGTTTCCTGGATCTCTATCTCATAATACCTGTGAGGTGCTATCATGatcctctcttctccctcccatGCTTACAAATGAGGAACTCAAGAGTTGGGATTTGCTTACTTAGGTCATGGGACGATTCCAGTTTGGGTCTGCCATCTCCAGTTTGCTTTCTCCAAGCAGCCCCTGCTAATCTGAGAAAATGGTGTGGGATGCAGCACCCTTTAGAAGCTCCATCGTTCCCACCATGGGAGACTCCAGCCTGATAAGCGTATTGCCCCAGATCTTCTGGACTTGGAACCTGATGAGGGGAGACAGTGCTTATCCCTGGAGAGGCTCACAGGAACACAAGCAAAAGGTGACAGCCACAGCCGTGTCCTAACGTCCTAGGACGACTGCTTAGACCATATATACAGGGACCCCTGGCTCCTGGTCCACTGCTCTCTGGGCCCCCGACTGCCTGCCGAATGTGAATTGTTACCATTCAGTAAGCTACATAACTGGAGTTCTTAGTGGGCTTCAAAGGAACTAGGGAAACTTCATACACAACAGAATAAAACTTGGTATTACACAATCACTATATGGACTCACTGTTCTTTTTTACTGATGGTTGcactggttctttgttgctgcgctcagctttctctagttgcagcgcattgcagtggtttctcttgttgcggagtgTAGGCTCCAGTGGTTGTGGTGctcaggtttagttgctctgcagcatgtaaaatttcctggacaagggatcaaacccatgtcccctaattggcaggtggattcttacccactataccaccaaggaagtcttggattctttttaaagtctaaaaTGTATCTATGCTGTGTATTTACCCACCCATTAGTACAGGAAAAAACGTAGTATCGTTTCCCATCTGCTGTATCAGGCACCCCTGGAGGGCCTGGAGTGCATCCGCTGCAAGTAAGGGATGTGCGTGTGGAGGCACTACTGTACTGAGTTAAGttgctgaagaaataaaaatttcataaaatatagaaatctCGTTTCTGagggagaaaatagaaaagattacCTTCTGAGATAGAAAACGTTGACTATCAgatcagtcacgtctgactcttttgtgaccccatggactgcagcatgccaggcttccctgtcaccaacttccagagcttactcaaactcatccatcaagtcagtgatgccattcaaccatctcatcctcccttcaatcttgcccagcatcaggtggccaaagtattggaactttaccatcagtccttccaatgaatattcaggactgatttgttttggattgactgctttgatctccttgcagtccaagggactcttaagtctTTTCCGACACCTCAGCTTAGCTCAGTTCAAACACTACAATTTTCAGCAACCACCTCTCCTGGGCCTTTACAGAAAACTTTCTTCAGCTTCAGAAAGGACTCACTCCTGGAAATGTGCCACCCCAGAGTAAGGAGAATGTTTTGGTATTCAGGCTCTAGTTCCTAGCCACAAGATGAAATATACATACACGAGCCCATTCCATGGAACAGTAAACGGTGATTAACACGATAGCTATTATTCTAGAGGGGAGTACTTTTACCACCGAGACATGGTCTCAATTCCACTAACACTGACAAAAACAACTAAGGTATTACTGTCTAGCCAGTAGAAACATCCAACGCTCTATTAAAGAGGGGACAACACAGATGTCAGTATGCTCTCAACATAATTTACTACCTTTAGTCTTGTAGGATTTGCATGCCAGCCTGTCCCTCACTAGTCTCACCTGAATCAATGAAGACAATCCAATTTCTTATGAATACGTAtcagtatgttgctgctgctgctaagtcgcttcagtcgtgtctgactcttagcaaccccattgactacagcctaccaggctcctccatcatgggattttccaggcaagggtactggagtggggtgccactgccttctccacatatcAGTATAAAACTCTTTACGTCATCAGACTGAATGGTAGTTAATTTAAGTACCCTTTATACTTTACTAGAGGATAATGGTTAAGAGAACAAGGACACAAAGATGCAGATTCTGATCACAACTCTATAATGCTTAGGTGAACCTACTTCTGAACATTAGGCTCTTCAGCATTCACTTTCCCTTAACCCCGAATTTCAGGTTGAGGAGATCAAGGTGCTGTCCTGTAAATTATCAGCCTTCACCATCACCAGATTTACTCCCCCACAAGGAGAGGGTTACTTTGGTTACTTCTGCTTAGGTTCTCTCATCACACCTGCCCTCTCCTCACACCGAAACCAACAGGATTTTTAAGGAAAGCACAGAAACACTGGAAACCAGGCTGTGATCGATTCTTAGGAATCGATCAAGCAGTGCTCCCATGGGGTGACCTGGCCCTCAGCCTGAATCCTAGATGTAGAGTCTAGTAGGCcacatgtcttttaaaaagattttattaaagGTCTTTGCAGAGCAACATTCAGATTCCAGATCCAGCGGCCAAGGAGACCTGAAAGCGGACAAAATACAATAAGAACAGAAAATTCACCTTAGTGTCGGGTTTACatgaaaatcaatacacagaacaTCCAGAAACAAACACCACAACAGGCACCAGGCACAGGAGAGGCCTGTCACCGTTTTAACGGATTGTGGGAAGAACAGCTGATTACTAATAAGAGTGACCTGAAATTTTTGAACTAAAGAAGACAGTGCAAACACTCAAGAATACCAGGGCTAAATGAGTCCCTGGCTCCAATCTGTGTCCTCTCATGTAAAGCAAGCGTAATCTACTTTTTATTCACTAGGTAGAATACTGTTCCATTATGCCCCAAGAGGCCCTTACAGACATACCTATTATGCTGTGGGTACCGGCTGGGGCATGGCAGGTGGCTCTGGCTTTCCACCCTTCTGTTCAGAGATGGGGGTGGTGGGCAGTATTTCATCTTTGGGTTCCACAATGCTCACGTGATCAGGCAGAGGCTTCTTAGGGCCAATCTTACCAGTCGGGTCCCAAGGCAGCATGATCTTTACCTTGATGCCCAGCACACCTAGAAGATGCCATAGTTTAGACCTACCTATAGTTCCACTACCCGCCACTACACAACAGAacagagcagaagaaagaaaagaacaggttACTCAAGCATCCTGTGTCTGGCCCCTTCTCAGACAAATGCCTCTAATCAATCAATGAACAGGACACTCTGCAAAAGGAACCCATGCACAGCACCACAGAACGTGGCACTGACAAGGCCCGAGAGCAGAATGTGCCTTTTCTGACTCGTCATCGTGTCATCACTGAAGGGTACACCAGTGGCTGAGACAAGGACAAACCAACTCTCTTCAATGAAGCTAAACAATGAACCCGAAGAGTGCAAAAATGTTCACTATACCCCCAATCCCCCAAACACTGAAGAGCAGGTATAAAACCACGCCTACCCATTTAAGCCACTGCCCCAAGCACTCCTGGCTACTCACCCTGTCTGAGCAGTACATGGCGCACGGCGGTGTCCACATAGTAGTTAACAGGGTCCCCACTGTGGATCATGAGGCCATCCACAAACTTCATGGATTTAGCCCTCTGTCCTCGAAGTTTCCCAGACACCACGACCTCGCAGCCTTTGGCCCCACTCTCCAtgatgaaccgcagcacaccataGCAGGCCCTTTGGGCGCACAAGAGACAGAGAGCCATTTGTGTCATCACCAGACATGACCACTCAACCCCACCCCACTTCAAAACAGAACTCAGCCTGCCCTTGACTACTTTCAGTGTCCCTTTAATGCAGAGTAAGTTTGACCAGAGCCTGACCCAAGAGATAGAAACCTTCTTCCACTCCCACCACACACCATCTTAGGGAACTCCTTAGGGAAACACATCAAGTTCCTTCTAATCAAGTGCTTTCCAAACTTGACTGCACATTATAGAATCGCCTCAAGGTCCAAATGAACCACTCGAACTTCAGTGCGTGCAAAATTCACCTGGAGGGCTTATGAAGACAGGTTGCTGGGCTGTATTCCCCCACTCCCCAATTCAGTGAGTCCAGGTTGGAAAcggaaaatgtttatttctcatcAGTTCTTACTGGCAACACTGATGCTGGCCCAGGCACCAGACGTGTCACTGATCTACGTGGTGGAGGTGGCAGTCAAACCAGGTATGCAGTCTTCTGCACACCCTTGCCTACGGCATTCCTCCCATGGGAACCCAACTACAGCACAGCCTTCACATCCCTCCTCTGTTGAAAAACCTCCCAAGGTTCTGCATTAAGGATTAATGAACTCCCAACACCCAAGCAAGGCACTTCATTTACTCCAAGTAGTGAAATTGCTCAAGGAACTGCCAGCTGAAATCTTATTAGCAAGCCCAGCTCTGGGGCCAATCTAACCACCTCATGTCTTCTGTTCCTCACATTACTATCTATACATACCTAGAGGGCATACGTGACTAGATTTTAAGCTCTCTCATGAGCAATGAGTCTTGTCTGAGACCCAGAGTTACCACCACACAATGTATGTGAATGACTTCAACATGAACCCAAACCACTTCCCAGCCCCATCCTACGTTCTACTCCCAAAGCACACAGTGCTCTACTACCACCACCCACTTTTTTAAACACTTGTGTCTTTACTAGTCTTTCTAACTAGGCTGCAACATGGACTGACAATGTCTTATTGTTAAAGCCCTCAGAGACTAGCTGAGCCTGTCACAGTCCACTTACTAAATTAACAAAATAGTTGATATACTGATTCACAGGACACAATCATAAGGACTCTTACCTCCGCACAGCAAGGCCTCCTAGGAGTTTGTAACGTAGAGACTCTGCCTGGGCAATGGCACACAGTCCTCTTGTGGCTACCTTTTCAGCATAAAGCTTTAAAGAAACAAGGCACATTCTTAAACTTGTTACACTCACCACTGTTTTCAACTAAAAATCAGCACATTCATGATTCAAGCAGACACCACTCTATGTATCACTGTACTTGTCCTCATTTAGTGGCTGAGTGTGCAAGCCCATTGGctacaggccaccaggctcctcttctccAGGCCAAGAGTCCTggtgtgggttaccatgccctcctccaggggatcttcctgactcggggactgagcctgcactagcaggcagattctttaccagtaagccacctgggaagcccttcactggactgctgctgctgctgctgctaagtcgcttcagtcgtgtccgactctgtgcgaccccatagacggcagcccaccaggccccgccgtccctgggattctccaggcaagaacactggagtgggttgccatttccttctccagtgcgtgaaagtgaaaagtgaaagtgaagccactcagtcgtttccgactcttagcgaccccatgcagcctaccaggctcctccgttcatgggattttccaggcaagagtactggagcggggtgccattgatGCCCACATCTAACAAACACTCAGGGACatagactgaactgaaccattcctcatttttctcccacccccacctccttccaCAGCCAAATCATGGAGATCAATGGGCAGCCAGTCTCTCCTACGTATCATTACTATATCCGAGATGGACATAAACGGCTGCCAACTGCTTATTAAAAGAACTTCAACAAAATACCAATCCATTTGTAATACTCACTGATCATAAGTAAGCTTTCAGGGTGATAATATGAGTTTTCGGAAGTACCATcctaaagagggcttccctggtggctcagatggtaaagaatctgcctgcaatgtgggagacctgggttcaatccctcggttgggaagatcccctggaggagggcaaggcaaccagctccagtattcttgcctggaagaatccccacggacagagaagccttgggtccatgggggtcacaaagagttggacaggactgagtgacaaagcacagcacaacatCATCCTCAACAGCCATTTCTATGCCCAGAGTAGTCTCTGGCCCAAGCCAGGATCACTCACCTCTACACTGCCTTCAGGGAAGCCAAATCTCTTCTGAACCACAGCAGTCAATTCCCGGATCCGCCGGCCCTTCTCACCAAGTACATTCTGTGTCCTGGGGAAAATGATGAGTGACAGTTCACAGCTCTCATAACATTAGATGTAATTTTAAATCTTGCACATGTGTGGTAGCAAAAATCTAATTCATCTGACACAACCAAGTTTAAATTTTGGATGATAAGGACTAAGAGATTATCATTTTTTCAGCTTAAAAACTCATTCACTAAGACTCAACCGTTGTTTTGCTAAGTTTACAGAACAAATCACCTTAGTGCAGACAATTATAGGTGATGGccagaaaaatgaattttttacctGGTGGCCAAGATAATGATTTCTGTCCTGGTTGGTGTAACTCGGACCTCAACTCCAGAGTACCCATCTTCAGCCAGCTCCCGAGTGAGAAACTCGTTCAGTTCAGCTTTGAAGATGCCATCAGCGACAAACTAaccaaaagtaaaatgaaaatcaggATCTGGACATGGGCTCACTTTTCTAGCCCAGTCAATGCAACCCTAATAAAAATTCAACACCTCCAACCAACGACCCATCATCAATTATTTTGCCTTGTTCCAGAGGAAACATAGCAAACCCTTCTCAGACAAATGCCTCTAGGTCATCTTTTGGAAGTTAACTTTGACCCAGGCCCTTAACACTGTGCCACAGAACGCGGCACAGGGTAGGGGTCACCTGGACAAAGAGAACACTTCCAGTCAGACTCGTCATCTCCTCTTCATTGAAGGGTTTTAAATTATCAAACCGTTTTCCTCAGGCCCCTTCCCTCTATTTCCCCAGAACTTTTCCTTGACCCCAAGACAGAACAAGAATTTGTCAGTAACCTTCCCAACTGAGGTCCTCGGAGTCAGAAGCCTGCACCCAGACACGCCTAGGAAGGCAAGCAAACACT belongs to Bos indicus x Bos taurus breed Angus x Brahman F1 hybrid chromosome 15, Bos_hybrid_MaternalHap_v2.0, whole genome shotgun sequence and includes:
- the RPS3 gene encoding 40S ribosomal protein S3, producing the protein MAVQISKKRKFVADGIFKAELNEFLTRELAEDGYSGVEVRVTPTRTEIIILATRTQNVLGEKGRRIRELTAVVQKRFGFPEGSVELYAEKVATRGLCAIAQAESLRYKLLGGLAVRRACYGVLRFIMESGAKGCEVVVSGKLRGQRAKSMKFVDGLMIHSGDPVNYYVDTAVRHVLLRQGVLGIKVKIMLPWDPTGKIGPKKPLPDHVSIVEPKDEILPTTPISEQKGGKPEPPAMPQPVPTA